The genomic region GGATGTTCGTTCGATCCGTAAATTGCTGAGTGAAGGCATTAAACAGAAAAAAATTGCCAAAAAATTCAAAATCAGTGAAATGCAAATTACGCGGATCAAAAGGCACGATAATTGGAAGGATGTATAGGCCTAATTTTATAAGTTTATTTTCTCATCATTACTCTGATATCATCAATAATCTTCTCATCCGGATACATCAAAGGCGACCGTGGGTCGCCGCCAAAAAATCCAATCAAATCTAAAGCCGCTTTCAGCCCGCCGATGCCGTACTTTGATGTCACTGCGCGTGCAATCGGATTAATATCAAATTGAAGTTGTCGCGCTTCATCCATTCGATTTTGTCCAAACATTTTTGTTATTTGAATGCATTCTTCAGGTAAGACATTAGCCACGGCAAGAATACCTCCAGCAGCGCCCAGTGTGAGAGCGGTCAAAAGTGTCGGCGCATTCCCGACAAAACAAGCAAAACTTTTTGGTACAAGTGCAACATGGTCAGCAAAAAGCCCCATATTGCC from bacterium harbors:
- a CDS encoding helix-turn-helix domain-containing protein, which produces DVRSIRKLLSEGIKQKKIAKKFKISEMQITRIKRHDNWKDV